The DNA segment TGGCGCAATGACGCTAAAACTGGCGGAAAACGCCTCGCTGGAAGAGATGGTGCGTTTCGGCGTCTCGGCAGGCAGCGCGGCGACGTTGAATCAAGGAACACGTCTGTGTTCCCGGGACGATACGCAGAAAATCTACGCCTGGCTTTCTCAGTGATCGGCCATCCCCCTCCTTATTACGAGGGGGTTTCAGCAGCAAAGCTATCAGCATACGAATTAACCGACTATGCTAAAAAATCATGTGATTACAAAGAGGTGATTTATGGCCAGTGGTGATGTCATCCGCTATGTCATAACCGTGAAATTTCATGAAGACTCGCTGACAGAGATTAACGAGTTGAACAACCATCTGACGCGGTGCGGTTTTCTGCTCACCATGACCGACGAGCAAGGGCATGTGCATGAACTGGGTACCAACACATTTGGTTTTATCAGCGCCCTGAGCGAAGATGAGATCGCCGCGCTTACCGCCGGGCTGGCGGAAAGCGCTTTAGATAAGAAACCAGAAATATCGGTCATGACATGGGAGGAGTGGACTAAAGACCGATAATATCAGTGCCATTGTGCAAAAACGCGTCTACGGTGTGCGTTAGCTCGTGTTTTTTCACCGCATTTATGCGCTAACCTTATGATCTGGCAGACAACATGGGGAGAGACATCATGTGGCAGGCTATCAGTCGTCTTTTAAGCGAGCAATTAGGTGAAGGCGAAATCGAACTGCGTAATGAACTGCCCGGCGGAGAGATCCATGCCGCATGGCATTTACGCTATGCGGGACGCGATTTTTTCGTCAAATGTGATGAAAGAGAGCTCCTTCCCGGCTTTACGGCGGAAGCTGACCAACTGGAGCTGCTTTCCCGCAGTAAAACCGTCACCGTCCCGAAAGTCTGGGCGCAGGGCTCAGACAGAGACTACAGTTTTCTGGTGATGGATTATCTCCCTCCCCGTCCTCTGGATGCCCACAACGCCTTTATCCTCGGTCAGCAACTTGCCCATTTACATGAATGGAGCGACCAGCCCCAGTTTGGCCTTGATTTTGATAACGCCCTGTCCACCACGCCTCAACCCAATGCCTGGCAACGACGCTGGTCAACATTTTTTGCCGAACAACGCATTGGCTGGCAGCTTGAACTGGCGGCAGAAAAAGGCATCGCATTTGGCAATATCGATGCGATCGTTGAGCATGTTCAGCAGCGTCTGGCCTCGCATCAGCCGCAGCCTTCGCTGCTGCACGGCGATTTATGGTCAGGAAACTGCGCGCTTGGGCCTGATGGCCCCTACATTTTCGATCCCGCTTGTTACTGGGGCGACAGGGAGTGCGATCTGGCCATGCTGCCGCTGCATACCGACCAACCTCCGCAGATCTATGATGGCTACCAGTCTGTTTCTCCGCTACCGCTGGATTTTCTGGATCGCCAGCCGATCTATCAGCTCTATACCCTGCTCAATCGGGCGAGACTGTTTGGCGGGCAACACCTGGTGGTGGCGCAAAAAGCGATGGAAAGGTTGCTGGCGGCATAGCCATTTTGCCGGATGACAGCTTACAAATGCACTGAACCACAGGCCCGATAAGCGAAGCGCTATCGGGCATTCTTCATTGCTACACAAATCCAAGAAGCGAAAAGAAAACGTAGCCCAACACGATGATAATCACCGGCAGGATATAAAGCGGGAAAAACTGTAAGAAGATCGTGTGATGCGGAACCACGATGCGCGACTCAATTTGCTCGCGTGACAACCCCTCGCTGCCTTTCGCTTTTTCCAGAATAAGCTGATCTTCAACCCCTTCGCGTAGAAAACGCGCCTGGCGGCTCATCCTGGCGCCTGAGTCCTGCAATGCCAGGCCAACGAAAATCAACACAAAAATCACCCAGAAAACAATGTTCAGACTGTGTTGAAAATCCGGCGTTGGCGAGTTATACCAGAACAGGTTCAGGAACGCGGTATTCGCCCGCATCATATCAATCATAACGTGAGTAAAATCAAGCATCACCGCGTTAATCCCTTCCTGCTTTTCGCTGTGCTCATACATAAACTTCAGCAATGAAACCAGTGTGGAAATAAGCGCGGGGATAAAAATCACCCATCCCAGAATCCTTTTTAAGACAGCAATGCGTCCAGCTTGTTGATACGTCATGAGTTCCCCTTGATAAAGACGCGTCGTTTTGGCCTAAGTCTACCTGCTGATAACCAATTTCGCCTGTTCTTTAAAGGCGCTATGATACGTCATTAGCCATAATAAGCGCTTAATCCATTGTGTTTTCACCTCAAAAGGAGAGGTTGTAATGTCAACCCCGCGTCAGATTCTTGCTGCAATTTTCGATATGGATGGACTACTGATCGATTCCGAACCGCTTTGGGATCAAGCTGAACTGGAGGTCATGGCAAGTTTAGGCGTAGATATTACCCGCCGCCATGAACTCCCGGATACGCTGGGTTTACGCATCGATATGGTTGTTGACCTCTGGTACGCCCAACAACCGTGGAATGGGCCAGACCGTCAGGCGGTTACCGACCGAATCATTACCCGCGCCATTTCACTGGTTGAAGAAACTCGCCCGCTGCTCCCCGGCGTGCGCGAAGCGGTCGCGCTGTGCAAATCTCAGGGGTTAATGGTCGGTCTGGCCTCCGCTTCCCCCCTGCATATGCTGGAAAAGGTGCTGACCATGTTTGATCTGCGTGAAAGTTTCGATGCCCTGGCCTCTGCGGAAAAACTGCCTTACAGCAAGCCGCATCCGCAGGTATACCTCGATTGCGCGGCCAAACTGGGCGTTGACCCGTTAACCTGCGTTGCGCTGGAAGACTCCGTCAACGGCATGGTCGCCTCAAAAGCGGCGCGAATGCGCTCAATTGTTGTTCCGGCGGAAGAAGGCCAGCACGACCCGCGCTTTGCCCTTGCCAACGTCAAACTGACTTCGTTGGCTGAACTGACCGCAGCGCATCTGCGCGGTTAAATAGCGACGGGCGGTGGCGACATTGCCCGTTTTGCTACGCACATCTGCTTTATAAAACACTGTTTCATTTTTTATTGTATTCCTTCACCGCCTCTTCTATCCTTTTCTCAGGGCAAAAAACTGATAAAAACCGATAGCCGAGGTGAACATGATTCTGGATGCGTTTAGTCTTGCAGGTAAAGTCGCGATAGTGACCGGATGCGATACCGGGCTTGGGCAGGGTATGACGCTGGCGCTGGCGGAAGCAGGCTGCGACATCGTCGGCGTTAATCGCAAAGTCCCCCACGATACGGCAGCAAAAGTGGAGGCGCTCGGACGCCGTTTTATGGCGATCCAGGCCGACCTGAGCCAGCAACGCGCTATCCCGGCTATTGTCGCGCAAACGGTCGAACAGTTTGGCCGAATCGACATTCTGGTGAACAACGCCGGGACGATCCGCCGCGAAGACGCGCTGTCGTTTAGCGAGAAAGACTGGGACGATGTGATGAATCTGAATCTCAAATCCGTGTTCTTTCTCTCTCAGGCCGTCGCACGGCAATTCCTGAAGCAAGGTGATGGCGGGAAGATTATTAATATCGCCTCAATGCTTTCATTCCAG comes from the Citrobacter koseri ATCC BAA-895 genome and includes:
- the hxpB gene encoding hexitol phosphatase HxpB, whose protein sequence is MSTPRQILAAIFDMDGLLIDSEPLWDQAELEVMASLGVDITRRHELPDTLGLRIDMVVDLWYAQQPWNGPDRQAVTDRIITRAISLVEETRPLLPGVREAVALCKSQGLMVGLASASPLHMLEKVLTMFDLRESFDALASAEKLPYSKPHPQVYLDCAAKLGVDPLTCVALEDSVNGMVASKAARMRSIVVPAEEGQHDPRFALANVKLTSLAELTAAHLRG
- the kduD gene encoding 2-dehydro-3-deoxy-D-gluconate 5-dehydrogenase KduD → MILDAFSLAGKVAIVTGCDTGLGQGMTLALAEAGCDIVGVNRKVPHDTAAKVEALGRRFMAIQADLSQQRAIPAIVAQTVEQFGRIDILVNNAGTIRREDALSFSEKDWDDVMNLNLKSVFFLSQAVARQFLKQGDGGKIINIASMLSFQGGIRVPSYTASKSGVLGITRLLANEWAEHHINVNAIAPGYMATNNTQQLRDDAARSKEIVDRIPAGRWGTPADLQGPVVFLASSASDYVHGYTLAVDGGWLAR
- a CDS encoding fructosamine kinase family protein — encoded protein: MWQAISRLLSEQLGEGEIELRNELPGGEIHAAWHLRYAGRDFFVKCDERELLPGFTAEADQLELLSRSKTVTVPKVWAQGSDRDYSFLVMDYLPPRPLDAHNAFILGQQLAHLHEWSDQPQFGLDFDNALSTTPQPNAWQRRWSTFFAEQRIGWQLELAAEKGIAFGNIDAIVEHVQQRLASHQPQPSLLHGDLWSGNCALGPDGPYIFDPACYWGDRECDLAMLPLHTDQPPQIYDGYQSVSPLPLDFLDRQPIYQLYTLLNRARLFGGQHLVVAQKAMERLLAA
- a CDS encoding YniB family protein; amino-acid sequence: MTYQQAGRIAVLKRILGWVIFIPALISTLVSLLKFMYEHSEKQEGINAVMLDFTHVMIDMMRANTAFLNLFWYNSPTPDFQHSLNIVFWVIFVLIFVGLALQDSGARMSRQARFLREGVEDQLILEKAKGSEGLSREQIESRIVVPHHTIFLQFFPLYILPVIIIVLGYVFFSLLGFV
- the ghoS gene encoding type V toxin-antitoxin system endoribonuclease antitoxin GhoS, producing the protein MASGDVIRYVITVKFHEDSLTEINELNNHLTRCGFLLTMTDEQGHVHELGTNTFGFISALSEDEIAALTAGLAESALDKKPEISVMTWEEWTKDR